The Candidatus Mycosynbacter amalyticus genome contains the following window.
CGTGAGCGACTCACTGCGCCGTTGCGATAGACATATTTGAGACTGGCATGACCATGGAATCGGTGTTTTTGGGCTAACATGAGTAGTTTACAGTATACAACACTAGTAAAACACCTCGCAACGAGGCAAGGTGTTTATGGTAGGTGTTGTCCCGCGGATCTTAGACCGTCAGGCGAGCGCGGCCTTTAATACGGCGGCGCTTGATCACGGCACGGCCAGCTTTGGTCGAGACGCGAGCACGAAAACCGTGCGTGCGGGCACGGTGACGTGTATGTGGTTGGTGTGTTCGCTTTGGCATATCTGTACTATTCTATCGTATCTCTGTTAAATATTCAAGGTATCAATCTTGCAAATGTGTCATATCTGTACCCTACTATATGACTTATCCCCTTTTTGCCTATAGTTTTCCACAATATTACAGATGACATGGCGATCTGTGGAAAAGTTGGCTGCTTCTTTGGTATTTTTTTACATCACCCTACTGCTTGTGGAAAACTCTCGCCTTCTATATAGTTTATATACAGACACCCGGAAGGTATTTCTGGGAAAATAAACTAGCAAGCGAGGGAGATGGAATCACT
Protein-coding sequences here:
- the rpmH gene encoding 50S ribosomal protein L34, coding for MPKRTHQPHTRHRARTHGFRARVSTKAGRAVIKRRRIKGRARLTV